DNA sequence from the Methanolobus sp. ZRKC5 genome:
AGAAAGAACACAGAAAGTACAGTTGGTGCTGAAAAGCTTACCGGACTTGAGATTATAGAGAGTATTGACCACGAGCTTGTTGTGGAAACAACTCCCACCAATATAGTAACTGGTGGTGTCGGTCTTGAGAACATGCTTATGGCGTTCAAACACAGAAGGAATCTGGTCACCTCAAACAAAGGTCCCCTTGCGATGCAATACGGCAAGCTTATGGAAGCTGCCAATGCCGTTGGTTCCAAATTCCTGTTCGAAGCGACTGTAGGTGGTGCAATGCCTGTATTGAATCTTGCAAGAGATGTGCTGGCAGGTAATAGGATCACCAATGTTGAAGGTATATTCAACGGTACCTGTAATTACATCCTCACCCGTATGATGGAGGAGCATGCTCCGTATGAGCAGATGCTTGCAGAGGCGCAGGAGCTTGGGTATGCTGAAACCGATCCGACATATGATGTGGAGGGTATTGATACTGTCTGCAAAATGGTCATACTTGCAAATTGCATATTCGGAATGAATGCAACTCATGAGGATGTCACAGTCACAGGCATAACGAAGATTACACCTGAAGCACTGTTGCTGGCTCATAATGATGGTTATGTTATCAAACTAATAGGAGAGGTCAACGACAGCAGGATAAATGTGGCTCCTAAACTGGTGCCAATAGATCACCCACTGGCAGTTGGTGGTTCTCTTAATGTTGCATCCGTGCAAACTGACCTTTCCGGCCCCATCACTGTAACAGGGCGTGGAGCAGGTTCCATTGAAACAGCGAGTGCGATTCTGAGTGACATGATATCCAT
Encoded proteins:
- a CDS encoding homoserine dehydrogenase; this translates as MKTIRVSIIGFGAVGQGVAKVILDKQEYLESIGIDFKVVAIADSRAAAIDTDGVDLAAVISRKNTESTVGAEKLTGLEIIESIDHELVVETTPTNIVTGGVGLENMLMAFKHRRNLVTSNKGPLAMQYGKLMEAANAVGSKFLFEATVGGAMPVLNLARDVLAGNRITNVEGIFNGTCNYILTRMMEEHAPYEQMLAEAQELGYAETDPTYDVEGIDTVCKMVILANCIFGMNATHEDVTVTGITKITPEALLLAHNDGYVIKLIGEVNDSRINVAPKLVPIDHPLAVGGSLNVASVQTDLSGPITVTGRGAGSIETASAILSDMISIYRD